Genomic segment of Panicum virgatum strain AP13 chromosome 9N, P.virgatum_v5, whole genome shotgun sequence:
gaagttgtgaaacagaaagcaaattgaacccaaggttcgaaaccagaGCAACCtttctcagggtaaagcgatcagaaactcgaacagtgccaagtccacgtacctttcctcttccattatccccgaacacaatgtactcctttgagcgcatcggggtgaggccggagaaccatttgtctcagtagtgagacaaagggtgagcaaatgtctcaacactggggttagcaaagtgagaagcaaaccagtgtcgagccatttgctctacagaagggttagcaaaaccagacaatgCATATCcctcgtcccgtctaccgcgtgactgacgaacaccaccgcgaggaaagcgtggtgcctcGAAACCttctccaaagcctcggtcccgtggtccatagccgtactgaaaatgaccaggagcacgaccggcaaagcgaccacccgctggaacACTGTaagcaccaccgtctccctgacctccacctacacagcGCGCCCTAGCAACTTGCCTATCATCACGCcaaggaggaccatgcacccgaccagagtacatgtccgcgttccatctctcctgctcacgcctcacagcccgcttccttctaaagcaaaactcctccaggtgaccttccctgtcacagtactcgcagtggtacctcacctcacactTGGGAGgcggaggcctagcctgcgaacggggaggagcagaccccttcttctgggcaacctgggctgtggcagcagggagcgtatccAGGGGATtcttcagctcattgggctttggaacccaaacctgcttctgcggaggtgctttcggtggttctttaagcacagcATCTGCAgagtcaacaagcgaaggctgcgtgttcgtactagcagtgtttccagcagccttgccgattttaccatacaacttgtcaaagtctgactttaTGTATGtctaaccgaccccaaacccatcaccacgcttgaactgcttgatcatcatgcccaactgcggctcactagcagaaacccaactaagaatcgccctaagataggtattctcattctccagattggctttctctaccgcaagattatccaaatcagagatcaaaccagggcaaacagagcagtcaataggtgggctagactccatgaccttagtcttccccccaaagacttaatcaaggcgttcttctcatctagctccgacctaagcatgggacaaagcttgcaagcaccaagcagaactggcctagacttcatctcctctagctcgcacacaacaatagcaaacttggactgcaacgaagttagatcggacttaaagataggacactcatcacattcaagcacatcgctaacaataggagcgtccttaaccagttctagttcatgcttggccttagcgagctcatgagacacatcagcaagcgaagtcttagcaacatctaagttcgcgacgttctcatcatgcttggcacggagcgcaacaagatcattcgtgtgagatatgcagccagcgcactcatcctcaatagatttctccctagccaaagctagctcagccctaagctttctacgctctctagctgcttccttaagcagccatttctggttgtcgagagcggcgtacaactccctaacctctgtatctagcagatcaatcgtggagtttacctctgaatcactctcggatccaggagaagagtcgacatgcgtcggtgtagcatgtccacctgaagacgcacgagcaccatcggcttcacccgccatggtaCAGAAGCCCTtacgccgaccggccgccaagcaaaggccgatgaagccagtggcttccttgtcccgcttcttcttcttcttgtcgtcgtcgtcggaggtcggtgaagaagagcggtcggtgtcggagctcttgtcgagatCGCTGAGTTGCGCCagaaaggccttctcccgcttcttggccttgtactggaagcgcttcttgaacaactccttgtcgaagcgtcctccccggtcacgactgcggtgcttgtggcgccgatgctccttgttggagcctccctcgtcgcggtcgcggtggcggtagtagtcaaagtggttgttctggccaccgccggaattcttggggcaatcggcgatgaagtggttcagatcgccgcagttgtagaacccggggttcttcttcctctgcctgttgtggtagacgcgctggaacttgctgatgaggaggcacaagtcatcgtcgccaagcgtctccagctgctcatctgtaacagaaggcaaagaggcaagagaaaaaccaagagcagagttagcgttagagctcgatccacctgggccagtcacaagagcgatgctcttggaaggaggggcaccattgagcttggctcgtgtctggttatccacctccgtggtcttgaccttgctgaaaagctcgttcacggtcagagtctcatagccagcaaactcaatgatcgtgttcaccttgagatcccacacagagaggtcaagtgcgtagagcagcttgaggggccttctcatgctctgtgtactcaagggcatcaacagatctgttcgcattgatcttgttcacaatcgattgaaaccgactgaacatgtcgccaatgctctcacccggcccctgtgtgaagttcttgtattcacgccggtgagtctcgaacagtctagcctttacctgaggtgtgccctcgtggtagttctcaaggcacgtccaaactttgtgggcttcctgaaaaccctggacgcgtgagaactccgcacgagaaatgccagcgaacaaagcattgacagccttggcgttggcctcgtgctcggacacctgaagaggtgtggtccgaacggcaagcacctcgtaagcctggttccTGATAATctcccaaacctcggctcccatgctttgcaagaaggctcgcatatgcattccaataagcatagtcctcgccggcaaacacagggatcttaccaagactcgccatggtcgccaagtgattttcgaaccggttaaggtactgaaaacctcaaccaagctctgataccaattgagggaccgaaattGGCGACCAGAGGTggagtgaatgggagccgatcaaaatttctctcgaaatcgatccgtcggactatatcccgaaaatcaccacaaaccctcGAACCTAGAGCGAGAGAGTAGCTATGGACCAGCTATCTCCATGCGAAAAGCCCTAGGAAGCTACGCGGAAGCAAAAGAGTCAATACGATTCGAATCGCAGAACTcgactgcctggaccggtcttaccggtgcaacggaccggtctgaccggtcgtggccTGAACAGGtctagaccagtctgaccggtcttgtcgTCCGGTCTGAATGGTGCCACCCAGAGAAACCCGTAAACAAGACTTCAAAAGaggaatctcgagcaaacgaagtccaaatctaGTGAAACTTAGAGGAAACCTTCGCAACTAACCTGTGAatatatccccaagagatctttcccaaaagattaaagaatcttgagaatttaagggaagatcaagaaggattggggttttctcaagaactcaaaaacttcaattcgtgagaactcgtgattccagaggatTTGGGATGAGCCTAGGGGTATgggaatcactacaaagagctctACGAACTGTCACGatcatgtgcaccaaaaacgaaatgaaaatccatcacaaaagagcacaagagggatgggattggattgattcaaaagcctaGAGGGCaaaaggaggatggggcctcctttcccaatcaaatccaatacaaagtctcacaaatccataagcaaatcctattctaaagagaagaacggggggagagagacacaggggcggcggcctggaggaacAACCAACCCACGGACAAATTACAAAAGCCTCAAtaacctaatacaagtgaaggggtatttatacccgcggaggccggtcagaccagtcagaccggttggttagaccggtcagaccggtgccagggaccggtcagaccggttggtctgcagtatccccctgtacacgatcccatctgacggctgaggttctttcttcggaacaaagtcttctccacgatgctgccatcttgatgaagatctggtccacgattttggaaggtccgtgaaacccgggtaggtggccggttttgagaaaaccgccaaaactcctcgcgcggaaagattcccgcctccacgccgtggccctagacgtcgttcccgcctcggctttctgacggccctagacgccgcccgacgcccgtcacctcctcgcccgcagcgaggccctagacgctgtcGACGCCTGTCGCCTCCGctagtcccgagaccgacgcccgtgcctccacgacttggcatcttcaaccgccgtccgcctgcttggttttgtggcgcaaaccaagaaacccgccttccatcgccgcttgcgccctcgatccaagaatggacgccacagctgccatccagcccgagctcctccacggcaactctccgtcgacattcgacgcccgtgtacctgcaatccaaagaccaagcgcacgatcataccgcacggttgacaattcactcatcacaggcaggatagagtactcaacattcctcacgtcccgtgggccctgcaggtcagggtcttgcgtgctccagcggcacgtggcgatcccggacccccctgaaCGGAGTGCTGGCGCACGtactaggaggtccgggagacacACGGAgttcccggacccctcgagggggaggtccgAGACTCCGGCTGCGAGTGCTAAGCGTCCCTccttgaggggcacgtggcgacgccggaccccctcccgagcagggggcgggtccggggtcatacgtgtgatgagatggagtccggacagccggagttggcagaacagtaacgggaactgtgccgagcgcgtctcgtcccgcgtcgcagacTCCAtagtgctgccacagcgtccgggatggcggagcagtgaccggagttggcggacgggactccgatcACAgtcactgtggggaatggcggcctgacgccgtctgtcctgggcgctgtggaggagtggttggcattcaatgcccCCGTACGACGGacgggtgagcggcagggccgtttgtcctttacgcCGAGgagtggcctcgagcgaggcggagatgagttgccTGCttgagggtaggttcgctaccctcgagcgaggcggagatgttttgcccACTCGAGGGTatattcgctaccctcgagcgaggttgagatgcggggcgcagtcgagggtctcgatgggagccctcgagcgaggcggagatcgccccgcgggtccgagaggggtgcgaatgggccgcatgctgggcttctttgagtcttttcctttcttccggattgaaaggaggccgtgggccttcgtgggcccagtcgcctatcatgtgtttgcgttttttagggtgaccttagtaccccgattaaggtgtccctaatcgtggtacccgataAAAACGAAGTGAGGCACGGAAGGAGGGGAGGAGTAGAGAGAGGAGACGGCGGGCGTAACATCTTCGGGAGAGggagctgcggtggcggcgggcgaaGAAAATGCCGGGGAagggaggggagcggcggcgggaggagaaGGAAACGCGGGGGCGTTGGTGTGGCGTGACTTGCGGTGCGGCGCGTGGCGTGGGGGTTGCGTTGCCCCGCCCGCGCCGTCTTTTATCGATGCACGCATGATGATTAAGCGGAGCAAAACTTTTGCTGCAAAAGAAATCGCCTGCCGCATCAACGTTTTGCCACCATGCCCCGGTGCGATGCACCCAATCGTGGGGTTGTTGGGACGTGCAACTTTGTGTATCTGGGCCTGTCAATTTCTCTAACACTTTCGCCAATGCTGACACCATACAGAAAATGTCGTTATATCCAAATGAAGGGCTGTCACGCCAGCTCGGACACATGCACCAGCCGCCAACCCGTGCCATTCTGTCCGGGCGCAGAAAGTGCAAGAGCAAACGCAGATTCTTTGGTCCTCGAGAGGACGACGAAGATTCTTTGGCCAGGAGCCCAGGACGATGGGCCGGCGATGCATTCTTTTTCGTGAACAGAATGGCCTTGTTTGTTTTGTTCCGTGCTATTCCATTCtacaaaaaaaatcttgcatacatggtgtattaaatgaagtctatttgtaaaacttttttagtgatgggtgtaacttttcgcgacgaatctaatgacagtaattaagtgatgatttgctacagtgatgctactcgcgcggtcaaaggcctcattagattcttcagagtcactagcgcggggatactgaagttggttttgtaaattgtctttatttgacaccgtaattaacggtcaaatgtcactattcactagcacagcacaaaccaaacggggccaatCTCGACGGGCGGCGACGCTCGAGCAGTGAAAGATAGCTCAGCTAGTCAGCTCCACTGATTTTAGATGAGCTAAGATGCTGAATTCTTCTCTACTATTTGAACTACTTGGTTATGAACTATACTTATGACCACTTCCCCTAAAGCAAAGCAAAGGCACAACGAAATCATCTAACGAATTGGAGGTGCCTGTCATGCAACTCAACCTGCTAATGGGTTGAAATCTACACTAAACCCACACAAAACCATTTTTCATAAACACGGCAATTCAAACCACTTCAGACCGCCCTATCACattttaaaaccagattaaaCCAAACCAAACATTTAGTAATCTGAAACCAACCCAACCATACACCCGGTGTCTCCAAACAGTTGGTCAGCGCTTCGTGAGGCCTAGGGACCGGACAGCGAGCTCAGCCTCAGCTTAGGCTGCTGTCATCGTTGCGATCGAGGAGCATCAGCTATATATTACCAAAACGTCCAAACCACAATGAACGGTTTTCTCCGTGAAACCGAATTAAAACAAAAATGTCAGCTCGAGCAGACCACTTTCCTATTAAACCCAAGCCTGCCAAAGCAAAATTCAAACCACTAAACTTGGTTAATTTCCACCCAAACCGTTAGCAGATTAACAAGCAACCACCTTGATCTTGCATCGGCTGGCCGTGGCGGGTAGATAAATTATAGAACGATCGTCACTGATTCACTGCAAACTTCAAAGGCAATTGAGCTTGTTTGCAAAGGCAGATTGAAATGAACTAGTCATACTAGCTCCGGTCTCACTTATTAGCACTGTTTGTCTACACAGCCGTTTACACCGTTTATACACAACGGGTAAATGATTATCGATGGGTAACCGTGTAGGCCGATTAGCCCGTGTAAAGTCGTGCAAAACCGTTAACCGTTTAAACGGCCGTGTATACCATCTTTTTGCTAAacgatgggtgaccgaccgttCACCGTTTAACATTTAGGCTAACATTGCTTATTAGCTTACATCATTTTTTTAAAGACAAAAGTCTCTGACATAGTGAGCAGGAACTCGACGTGCGTTTCAGGATTTCAACGTCTTTCTGCTGATCTTAACGCCGGGACAACGCCAGCAAGGTTGGCATGTGTGGCCATCCATTGCCTACGTTCCACAGCTCTATCCAGCTTTACACCAGCAGAGGGGAAAGCAACGTTGACGGCTTGACGCCTCTGGAGAGGAGTAACCTGAAAACGAGAGCACTGACCACAACATGCTCGCAGGTTGCAGCCTTTCAGAAGCAAGGCATTCTTCTTGCATTGCTCTAATTTGTGAGCCCAATCTGGACCAAACTCATTAGAAAATAGACAACCTAGCTTCCATATACCTACGAACATAAACTACTACCCACGAAACCAAGGACAAATTACAGTACATGAACGTCAACACAAACAATTTATTTTCCTAGGATTCGAAAGGTTCTACCCAAGTAAGATTCGTAGCATGTCCAGATAACAGTTCTAGCTAGCTGAATCTAGTTTTTATTATTGCTAAGTTCTATAGCAAGCAGCACCTCAGCAAATCCAACCGGTAAAACTCCGCAAACTAGACGCGAAAACGCAGCAGCTACCACCTAGTTACCATCCCTATCACACAAAAGCAAGCAGCCAAGCTTCAATTGGCGTTTACACCAGCAGACTCCATCAAGCCCAGGTGTAGCGCGTCCTGATCCTCGGTCTTGGTTTTTGTTGCATGAAGCAGCTGAACGCACTCGTCGACCTTGGCTGACAGCATCTCCGACGAGCAAAGCAGAGCGACTACCTCAGAGTTGTCCAGCTCCAGCAGCATACCAGTGATTTTGCTCACGAGTTCAGGCTTGAACCAACAAAGCATAGATCAGTACAAATCTGGGTCCCTAGCTATGTTATGGATGGAATACATGACAAGAAAAAGCATGAGATTACTTGGTGTCTCTCAACGAGCGGATAGAGCCTGTTCCCAAGCAACTTCTTCTGTTCCTCCGGTGGAGCAGAAGCCAGATAGCTGCTGAACGAATCATTCACCGAAGAAACAGGGTCACCATGGTGAATGGTTAAACCGTTGGCCATAACATCATTTGAGAAGTACTTTGGATGGCTGAATCTCTGCAAAAACTCGAACGTATTATTAATAAGTGAACTGTCTTGTGTGAAGATAAGAAAAAGGAAGAACCAAATATAACTGATAAATCATCATGGAGAATGCTATCATAAAAGCCACAAATAAAAATGATCAGATTGGGAAATAGTTCATTAGATGCACATGAAACTTGCAtgggtgggggtggggtgggggcgtGGATCAAATCATCAAATATAGGTCACTAAGAAGGCTGCCACAAGGCAATGCCTAAAAATGTATTCGCATTGAACAGAGATTTTGGAAATAGTTAAGTACTAGATGAGCTCATGAGGCAACAGCCAGGCTATTTTGCAATGAGGCACATAACATGATATTCACATACTTACATTAATTTAAACATGAGGATGTAGAGAACAAATACCTGTCGGGGCATAGACATGAAATCTTTAGCTGGTGGTGCATGTGCGACATAGTTTACAGCATGAACGGTATGAGGAAGAGGCATCATATTCCCACCCATCCTTCCCCTGTTACTTCTGTAATGCCTTGGCGAATTCGGCATCTATGATATGGTAAATAAGAGCTTATTAACAAAGGAGAaaatatgaagcaaaaatagttaaaaaaaaagaaagtaaaTGTACCATGGGTGAATGTATTTGTTGGATATTAGGTGGTGAAGGAAACATGTTCGGCCTCCATTCGTGACTGAGCCCCATGGGTGGATACACAAATCCATGTCTTGGAGGACCTTGAGGAAGATGTGTACTTGGATGTGCAAAGTATACGTGTGGATATCCTGTGGGAATCATAGAGTTTGCAGGTCCAACCATTCTGGCAATATGAGCAAAATGTTGCTGCAGTTTGGCTCGCCTCTCCTCTTTCCTTTGAAAAATAGCAACGTACAATGGTTTTCCATAAAACATAACACCTGCGCGATTAACCCAAGTAACATGTTAGTAATCTAGTTGCAATAATCAATGAAATATGTTTATGAACAATTATGAAATTACCACGCATGCTGCTTACAGCACTCTTTGCCTCCTCAGGGGTACTGAAACATACAAAACCGAAGCCTCTACTAATGCCCTTATCATCACGCATAACCTTCGCTGATGTTATGTTACCAAATTCACCAAACCGTGCACGAAGAGTGTCATCATCGACTTCGTCATGGATATTTTTGATATACACATTTGATTCCTGTAAAAGAATGCATATAACATGAGTAAGCATAAGTTTGGAGATCGAGCATATAGGACTTAGGAATACATGTGTGAAACTTACATTGCTCTTATttattatttcttttcttttctcctcatGTAAACGCTGCAAATATTGTTTCCTTTCCTCCTTCTTTTGAGCTCTCGCCACGTATAAAGCTTTTGATCCTAAAGAAAATAATTCACAAAAACATGTACCCATTAAAGCTTTTTTTTCTAGTAGAAGCTTTTATGTTATTTAACATGCGATTGATAAACATACCAATTAGCATCCCATGCATGGTCTCTTGTGCTTTAATGGCACTTTCAGGGTTTTGGAAACTAACAAATCCAAAACCCATAGATGACCCATCAGGCCTCCTCATAATCTTCAAACTAACTATTGGACCAAACTGAGAGAACTTCAATTTAACAAGTTCCTCTGTTATGTCATCATCCAGATGCTTCATGTATAGGTTAGTGTACTTGTCATCATTATTTGCAGACCGTTCACTTTTCTTAACAAAAGTAGCAACGTGCCTAAGAAAATGGAAATTATATATGTCAAATACAAACTATTACATGTAATACAAATGATTAAAGGACATAGACATACAATTTCCTATCATTGAAAAGGGAGCCATGGAGGTTCTCAATTGCTTCATCTGCTGGTTCTTGTGATGCAAATTGAACGAACCCATAACCTCTGCTAGTCCCATCCTCATTTTTAGCAACTTTACATGATAAAACATCTCCAAACTTGGAGAACAATTCTTGAAGGCTGGCATTGTCAACAGAATCACTAAGATTCTGGGAATTTCACAACAAAACAGGATTAGACCTTCATAAAATTGTAAATTCAGCAGGTATATATGCTCTATTGCGAGTATACCTTAACAAAAATGTTACCGACACCACTTCTCCTAGCATCTGGATCCCGGTTCGACCACATCACCCTTATTGGCTTATCCAAAATTAAGCTATGATTTAGTTTTTCAAGAGCTGTCACAGCTGATAAATAATGTTAGAACACTAGTCAAAATCTTACTATATTAGTCAACAAATGAATTATGATACTATTCATATTCATATCAATTAACAAAAACAAGATATAAGGATCACCACCATTTTTAAATGTATGACATCACCACCATTTGATATTTTGAACTAACTAGCTTGCCCACAACATCATATATTTTAAAAAGGAGGGAGCAACATGGTTTATTTATGCGCTCGGTTGTCactaaaagaaaattaaaaacaaTTCAGTAATGTAAAACAAATATCTAAACTTCAGTACATCTACATGTCAAAAGATATATGCGAAAACCCAAAATTATATGTGAGAGTAGCATATCAATTAACCTACTATGAAAATGCATGGAAAAGTGATTAAAGGAACAATTGCAAGTCAAGTGCACAATGCACCTATAACATTCAAGGAGTTGCACATTTTGACATGGTAAATCATTTACTTCCAGAATTTCAAAATACTTATCCACTCATATACAAATTAATGCTAGCAAAGATACTGATCCGTAAAAAAATGAAGGCACCCTTTTTAATTTCATCATACATCACTAGACAAACTCAATGTTGTTCTCAATCCTACTCGAATGATCAAACAAACATAAATTGACATCCTTTAGGATCTGCTGAGTATGTAATTAAGTTGCATTGGACGAGTATCATCAATCAACAAAgttaataaacaaaaaaattaaatgcATTATTCAAATCAATTCAACCCGTGTATA
This window contains:
- the LOC120689301 gene encoding polyadenylate-binding protein 4-like; its protein translation is MPASEMEAPAASAHAPAAAADQQEETSAAAPAAPAGPGSEEAQPAAAAVPALYVGDLHEDVAEEHLFDAFSKIGTVTSVRVCRDNATSRSLRYGYVNYFSRADAVTALEKLNHSLILDKPIRVMWSNRDPDARRSGVGNIFVKNLSDSVDNASLQELFSKFGDVLSCKVAKNEDGTSRGYGFVQFASQEPADEAIENLHGSLFNDRKLHVATFVKKSERSANNDDKYTNLYMKHLDDDITEELVKLKFSQFGPIVSLKIMRRPDGSSMGFGFVSFQNPESAIKAQETMHGMLIGSKALYVARAQKKEERKQYLQRLHEEKRKEIINKSNESNVYIKNIHDEVDDDTLRARFGEFGNITSAKVMRDDKGISRGFGFVCFSTPEEAKSAVSSMRGVMFYGKPLYVAIFQRKEERRAKLQQHFAHIARMVGPANSMIPTGYPHVYFAHPSTHLPQGPPRHGFVYPPMGLSHEWRPNMFPSPPNIQQIHSPMRFSHPKYFSNDVMANGLTIHHGDPVSSVNDSFSSYLASAPPEEQKKLLGNRLYPLVERHQPELVSKITGMLLELDNSEVVALLCSSEMLSAKVDECVQLLHATKTKTEDQDALHLGLMESAGVNAN